One genomic segment of Natrononativus amylolyticus includes these proteins:
- a CDS encoding 2Fe-2S iron-sulfur cluster-binding protein, protein MDYSQMGLILGLVMTLGAVALHYLKGTPWTPREDITQEVLEHRASTVPETDFPEPMNRAIGGGGAVAVGGGEAGGELEEGEDGGGGGAASGPGDIPEDEIEHYEIEFVKEGATIEVANNEPLLDRGEEEGWDLPYACRQGQCVSCAGKISGDANELVEHDDQQMLDENEMGDGYVLTCVAYPRGEFSIETSETP, encoded by the coding sequence ATGGACTACAGCCAGATGGGGCTCATTCTCGGACTCGTGATGACCCTGGGGGCCGTGGCCCTCCACTACCTCAAGGGAACACCGTGGACCCCCCGCGAGGACATCACGCAGGAGGTCCTCGAGCACCGCGCCAGCACCGTGCCCGAGACGGACTTCCCCGAACCGATGAACCGCGCCATCGGCGGTGGCGGCGCCGTCGCGGTCGGTGGCGGCGAAGCCGGCGGCGAACTCGAGGAGGGCGAAGACGGCGGTGGCGGCGGCGCTGCCTCCGGCCCCGGCGACATCCCCGAAGACGAGATCGAACACTACGAGATCGAGTTCGTCAAGGAGGGGGCGACGATCGAAGTCGCCAACAACGAACCCCTGCTCGACCGCGGCGAGGAGGAGGGCTGGGACCTCCCCTACGCCTGCCGACAGGGTCAGTGTGTCTCCTGTGCCGGGAAGATTTCGGGCGACGCGAACGAACTGGTCGAACACGACGACCAGCAGATGTTAGACGAGAACGAGATGGGCGACGGCTACGTCCTCACCTGCGTCGCCTACCCCCGCGGCGAGTTCTCCATCGAGACCAGCGAGACCCCCTGA
- a CDS encoding branched-chain amino acid ABC transporter permease: MEQWFGVLLLLGLGVLLVDLVRRLAVGELRTGTFSIFLWRGLVDGLIIALAAVGLSMTYAILRFANFSHGDLVTTGAFTGWTAAYVVGGIGIAEMGSRILLNADRGTSARELDMHLFGAPLAIVLGLVIAAVGTILVALAIDRVVYRRMRNAGGIPLLIASVGIALALRYVIVFFYGEHTRGVTRSSPRFEHDLVFWTESLHVHQSTLVVVGLTLIFGLHLLLQYTKLGKAMRAMADNRDLALITGIPTERVILMTWIIGAGLTGMAGYLIVLEQETLSFNTGWFLLLLIFSAVILGGIGSIYGAIAGGLIIGIATNVSLVWISGDLTEVAAFTLMILILILRPSGIFGGVETA, from the coding sequence ATGGAGCAGTGGTTCGGGGTGTTGCTTCTCTTGGGGTTGGGGGTGTTGTTGGTCGATCTCGTTCGTCGTCTCGCCGTTGGAGAACTCCGGACGGGGACGTTCTCGATTTTCCTCTGGCGTGGGCTCGTCGACGGGCTGATCATCGCCCTCGCGGCCGTCGGTCTCTCGATGACGTACGCCATCCTTCGGTTCGCGAACTTCTCGCACGGAGATCTCGTCACGACCGGCGCCTTCACCGGCTGGACGGCCGCCTACGTCGTCGGCGGGATCGGAATCGCCGAGATGGGATCGCGAATTCTGCTCAACGCCGACCGCGGGACCTCCGCCCGCGAACTGGACATGCACCTGTTCGGCGCGCCGCTGGCGATCGTCCTCGGGCTGGTGATCGCCGCGGTTGGCACGATCCTCGTGGCGCTCGCGATCGACCGGGTCGTCTACCGGCGAATGCGAAACGCCGGCGGCATTCCGCTGCTGATCGCGAGCGTCGGCATCGCACTCGCCCTGCGGTACGTCATCGTCTTCTTCTACGGCGAACACACTCGCGGGGTGACGAGAAGTTCGCCGCGGTTCGAACACGACCTGGTCTTCTGGACGGAGTCGCTGCACGTCCACCAGTCGACCCTCGTCGTCGTCGGGCTAACCCTCATTTTCGGCCTTCACCTCCTGTTACAGTACACCAAATTGGGTAAGGCGATGCGAGCGATGGCCGACAACCGCGACCTCGCGCTGATCACCGGTATCCCGACCGAACGGGTGATCCTGATGACCTGGATCATCGGGGCGGGACTCACCGGGATGGCCGGCTACCTGATCGTTTTAGAGCAGGAGACGCTCAGTTTCAACACCGGCTGGTTCCTGCTGCTGCTGATCTTCTCGGCGGTCATTCTCGGGGGTATCGGCTCAATCTACGGCGCAATCGCCGGTGGCCTCATTATCGGTATCGCGACGAACGTCTCGCTCGTCTGGATTTCCGGCGACCTGACTGAGGTCGCCGCGTTCACGCTCATGATCCTAATCCTGATTCTCCGGCCGTCGGGGATCTTCGGGGGGGTGGAGACGGCGTGA
- a CDS encoding branched-chain amino acid ABC transporter permease, whose translation MSHDSTPPPEDTAPVEPEAANGPDSDPDGRPRWLEDVFIIVKATVLVYGLFLVFGLAAGLDFNGIVSTLQSVTLLAASFALVVLALNLHWGYTGLFNIGIAGFMAVGAYTMALTTAPTDASFPGLGLPLWVGVIAGTVAAAIVGFVVALPALRLRADYFAIVTLAAAEVIRLVYNSSALREFSVLGVALGTGGGQGMSFPNLRNTVSRWIMYADGDPTAGPTVVGSAFLRVGEVLEVSPSVVEGWVYTLVLVVLVAFVFVVVTRIGNSPFGRVLKAIREDELAARSLGKNTDHVKIKVFMLGCAFMGLAGIVWQGRRGYVDPNLFLPIITFYIFIALIIGGSGSNTGSVVGALLFAGLLFEGPPFVQRIVDATFDLPRPPTAYEGFVALGGLDPMPLLGYAVGELPNLRFVLFGAVLVALMIYRPDGMLGHRNEPASPIDLTKAQPPRTRDAPVADGGADDE comes from the coding sequence GTGAGCCACGACTCGACGCCCCCGCCCGAGGACACCGCCCCCGTCGAGCCCGAGGCCGCGAACGGACCTGATTCCGACCCCGACGGCCGTCCGCGGTGGCTCGAGGACGTGTTCATCATCGTCAAGGCGACGGTGCTGGTGTACGGACTGTTCCTCGTCTTCGGGCTCGCGGCGGGGCTCGACTTCAACGGGATCGTCAGCACCCTTCAGTCGGTGACGCTGCTCGCGGCGTCGTTCGCACTGGTCGTCCTGGCGCTCAACCTTCACTGGGGGTACACCGGGCTGTTCAACATCGGCATTGCCGGCTTCATGGCCGTCGGCGCGTACACGATGGCGTTGACGACGGCGCCGACCGACGCCAGCTTCCCCGGCCTCGGGCTCCCGCTGTGGGTCGGCGTGATCGCGGGAACCGTCGCCGCGGCGATCGTCGGGTTCGTGGTGGCGCTACCGGCGCTGCGGCTGCGGGCGGATTACTTCGCGATCGTTACCCTGGCGGCCGCCGAAGTGATTCGGCTGGTGTACAACTCGAGCGCCCTCCGCGAGTTCAGCGTGCTCGGCGTCGCCCTCGGGACCGGCGGCGGGCAGGGGATGTCGTTTCCGAACCTGCGGAACACGGTCTCGCGGTGGATCATGTACGCCGACGGCGATCCGACCGCCGGTCCGACCGTCGTAGGGTCGGCGTTCCTGCGGGTGGGTGAGGTGCTCGAGGTCAGCCCCTCGGTCGTCGAGGGGTGGGTGTACACCCTCGTTCTGGTCGTGCTGGTCGCGTTCGTCTTCGTGGTGGTGACGCGGATCGGAAATTCGCCGTTCGGAAGGGTGCTGAAGGCGATAAGAGAGGACGAACTCGCGGCGCGGTCGCTCGGCAAGAACACCGACCACGTGAAGATCAAGGTGTTCATGCTCGGCTGTGCGTTCATGGGTCTCGCGGGGATCGTCTGGCAGGGTCGACGCGGCTACGTCGATCCGAACCTGTTCCTGCCGATCATCACGTTCTACATCTTCATCGCGCTGATCATCGGCGGCTCGGGGTCGAACACCGGCAGCGTCGTCGGCGCGCTCCTGTTCGCCGGCTTGTTGTTCGAGGGGCCGCCGTTCGTCCAGCGCATCGTCGACGCCACGTTCGATCTCCCGCGGCCGCCGACGGCGTACGAGGGGTTCGTCGCGCTCGGCGGTCTCGACCCGATGCCGTTGTTGGGATATGCGGTGGGCGAACTGCCGAACCTCCGGTTCGTTCTCTTCGGCGCCGTGCTGGTCGCGCTGATGATCTACCGGCCGGACGGGATGCTCGGCCACCGAAACGAGCCGGCGTCGCCGATCGACCTGACCAAGGCGCAACCGCCGCGCACGCGTGATGCGCCGGTGGCGGACGGGGGTGCGGACGATGAGTGA
- a CDS encoding ABC transporter ATP-binding protein produces the protein MSDSVAESEPRPESVPERTDDVMLRVSELEKRFGGIVAVDGASFEIERGTITGLIGPNGAGKSTTFNLITGVYRPDAGSVTFEGEDVTGLRPHQLVDRGLVRTFQISRELSGMTVLENMLLAFGNQRGESLWRAVTPGVRRSTIDQERELLERVWETLELFEIDHLAHEDAANLSGGQRKLLELARALLTDPDMLMLDEPMAGVNPTLEKKLLGRVHELRERGYTFLIVEHDMDVIMNNCETVIVMHQGRVLSRGPPAAIQEDERVIDAYLGGRV, from the coding sequence ATGAGTGATTCCGTCGCCGAAAGCGAGCCCAGACCCGAGTCGGTACCCGAGCGCACCGACGACGTTATGCTCCGCGTTTCGGAACTCGAGAAGCGCTTCGGCGGGATCGTCGCGGTCGATGGCGCGAGCTTCGAGATCGAACGCGGGACGATCACGGGACTCATCGGGCCGAACGGCGCGGGGAAGTCGACGACGTTCAACCTGATCACCGGCGTCTACAGACCCGATGCCGGAAGCGTGACATTCGAGGGCGAGGACGTGACCGGGCTCAGACCCCACCAGCTCGTCGATCGCGGGCTCGTCCGGACCTTCCAGATCAGCCGCGAGCTCAGCGGGATGACCGTCCTCGAGAACATGCTGCTGGCGTTCGGCAACCAGCGCGGAGAGTCGCTCTGGCGGGCGGTTACTCCCGGCGTCCGTCGATCGACCATCGACCAGGAACGGGAACTGCTCGAGCGCGTCTGGGAGACCCTCGAGCTGTTCGAGATCGACCACCTGGCCCACGAGGACGCGGCGAACCTCTCCGGAGGCCAGCGAAAGCTCCTCGAACTCGCCCGCGCACTGCTGACCGACCCCGACATGCTGATGCTCGACGAACCGATGGCAGGGGTCAATCCTACCCTCGAGAAGAAGCTGCTCGGGCGTGTTCACGAACTCCGCGAGCGGGGGTACACCTTCCTCATCGTCGAACACGACATGGACGTTATCATGAACAACTGCGAGACGGTGATCGTCATGCACCAGGGGCGGGTGCTCTCGCGGGGGCCGCCGGCGGCCATTCAGGAGGACGAACGCGTCATCGACGCCTACCTCGGGGGTAGGGTCTGA
- a CDS encoding ABC transporter ATP-binding protein, whose product MLAVESLDAGYGDLQILYGVDLSIDEGEYVVVVGPNGAGKSTVMKSVFGLTTHLGGRIEFNGERIDGRRPEEIITHGIGYVPQTDNVFPSLTVEENLEMGAYILDEVPQDALAAVFDRFPILAERRDQKVGSMSGGQQQMVAMGRALMLDPDLLLLDEPSAGLAPDLVEDMFDRVDAINDAGTAVLIVEQNAAEALRRCDRGYVLVQGRNRYVDSGEALLADQQVRQDFLGG is encoded by the coding sequence ATGCTCGCCGTGGAGTCCCTCGACGCCGGCTACGGGGACCTCCAGATCCTCTACGGCGTCGACCTTTCGATCGACGAAGGGGAGTACGTGGTCGTCGTCGGACCCAACGGCGCGGGGAAATCCACCGTGATGAAATCGGTGTTCGGGCTCACCACTCACCTCGGCGGCCGGATCGAGTTCAACGGCGAGCGGATCGACGGCCGGCGGCCAGAGGAGATCATCACCCACGGCATCGGCTACGTCCCGCAGACGGACAACGTCTTTCCGTCGCTCACCGTCGAGGAGAACCTCGAGATGGGGGCGTACATCCTAGACGAGGTGCCACAGGACGCGCTGGCGGCGGTGTTCGACCGGTTTCCAATCCTGGCCGAGCGCCGCGACCAGAAGGTCGGCAGCATGAGCGGCGGCCAACAGCAGATGGTCGCGATGGGCCGGGCGCTGATGCTCGATCCTGACCTGTTGCTGCTCGACGAGCCCTCGGCCGGGTTGGCCCCCGACCTCGTCGAGGACATGTTCGACCGTGTCGACGCGATCAACGACGCCGGTACGGCGGTGTTGATCGTCGAGCAGAACGCCGCGGAGGCGCTTCGACGGTGCGATCGAGGGTACGTGCTGGTCCAGGGTCGAAACCGCTACGTCGACTCCGGTGAAGCACTGCTCGCCGATCAGCAGGTTCGACAGGACTTCCTCGGCGGGTAG
- a CDS encoding ABC transporter substrate-binding protein, protein MSRISRRSVLAGIGGAGAVSVLGGLGAAQDGREILLGILQPESGDLGELGGPIADGAQLPAIQLADAGSEFDVQTQREDSQTLSEAGISAAQSIVDAGFPMITGAAASDVTIPVAQEVAIPNQVVLCSPASTSPDITDLDDDGFVFRTAPSDALQGGVIAELAFTEREWDNGAILALNDAYGQALAGVFEESFEELGGEVTANEAFEPEQPSYTSILESALADDPEFLLVIAFPVSGVQIFRDFYTDFDPDLPVIVTDGLIDDDLPVDVDNPMDNVLGTAPAAEGPDVDTFNELYDDEYGRSPGVFNAHAYDASAVMILANARVGDNDGPAIRDEMRAVANPNGEAVGPSNFPEAVELAAAGEEITYQGASSTVEFDDNGDPVSFTYDIYEFGDFEFDVVDQIEFEEE, encoded by the coding sequence ATGTCTCGAATCAGCAGACGCAGTGTACTGGCGGGAATTGGCGGCGCGGGGGCGGTCTCCGTGCTGGGCGGTCTCGGTGCGGCACAGGACGGGCGTGAGATCCTTCTGGGGATCCTCCAGCCCGAATCCGGCGATCTCGGCGAACTCGGCGGGCCGATCGCCGACGGCGCCCAGCTCCCCGCGATACAGCTGGCCGACGCTGGCAGCGAGTTCGACGTCCAGACCCAACGCGAGGACTCACAGACGCTCTCGGAGGCGGGGATCAGCGCCGCGCAGTCGATCGTCGACGCCGGCTTCCCGATGATCACCGGCGCCGCGGCGTCGGACGTGACGATCCCGGTCGCCCAGGAGGTCGCGATTCCGAATCAGGTAGTCCTCTGCTCGCCGGCGAGTACGAGCCCGGATATTACCGACCTCGACGACGACGGGTTCGTCTTCCGAACCGCCCCGAGCGACGCGCTTCAAGGCGGCGTCATCGCGGAACTCGCCTTCACGGAACGGGAGTGGGACAACGGAGCGATACTCGCGCTGAACGACGCCTACGGACAGGCGCTCGCGGGCGTATTCGAGGAGAGTTTCGAGGAACTCGGCGGCGAGGTGACGGCCAACGAAGCGTTCGAACCGGAGCAGCCGTCGTACACCTCGATCCTCGAGAGCGCGCTCGCGGACGATCCCGAGTTCCTGCTCGTGATCGCGTTCCCGGTCAGCGGCGTCCAGATCTTCCGGGACTTCTACACGGATTTCGACCCCGACCTGCCCGTCATCGTCACCGACGGGCTGATCGACGACGACCTCCCGGTGGACGTCGACAACCCGATGGACAACGTGCTGGGCACCGCGCCGGCCGCCGAAGGTCCCGACGTGGACACCTTCAACGAACTGTACGACGACGAGTACGGCAGGTCTCCCGGCGTCTTCAACGCTCACGCCTACGACGCGAGCGCCGTCATGATCCTGGCGAACGCCCGGGTGGGAGACAACGACGGCCCCGCCATCCGCGACGAGATGCGGGCGGTCGCCAACCCGAACGGCGAGGCGGTCGGGCCGTCGAACTTCCCCGAGGCGGTCGAACTCGCCGCCGCCGGCGAGGAGATCACCTATCAGGGCGCTTCGAGTACGGTCGAGTTCGACGACAACGGCGACCCGGTCTCGTTCACCTACGACATCTACGAGTTCGGCGACTTCGAATTCGACGTGGTGGACCAGATCGAATTCGAGGAGGAGTAA
- a CDS encoding helix-turn-helix domain-containing protein: MRCVTGELRSAVAESGTGRILVEAPQTVDARKVVELVEATFSQVTLRSKRERDRPVHTADEFRDAVAERLSEKQLAAIESAYFSGYYDWPREITAEELADSIGISSSTLHQHLRKGTWQLLSAFFTDLSD, from the coding sequence ATGCGGTGTGTTACCGGGGAACTTCGGTCAGCGGTCGCGGAGAGTGGAACCGGGCGGATTCTCGTCGAAGCGCCACAGACGGTCGATGCCCGCAAGGTCGTCGAGTTGGTTGAGGCGACGTTCTCGCAGGTGACGCTGCGCTCGAAGCGAGAACGCGATCGTCCGGTCCACACGGCCGACGAGTTCCGCGACGCCGTCGCCGAGCGGCTCTCGGAGAAGCAGCTGGCGGCGATCGAATCGGCGTACTTCTCGGGATACTACGACTGGCCCCGCGAGATCACAGCCGAAGAGCTCGCCGACTCGATCGGCATCTCCTCGTCGACGCTCCACCAACACCTTCGGAAAGGGACCTGGCAGCTCCTCTCGGCGTTCTTCACCGACCTGTCGGACTGA
- the fer gene encoding ferredoxin Fer, with amino-acid sequence MESPFDVLRIAPDADKAEIEQAYRRRAMETHPDQGGSATAFQAVKAAYDELIEEYEDGGRTEVEPEARQEDRPTGSRVEYLNYEVLDDHGWTLEDDDLFEKAAEANLAQSEYGRLWAEPDETLLEAAEKNGFTWPFACRGGACANCAVAVVEGDLTTPVNHVLPQEMIDRGIRLSCVGAPVTDDMKVVFNVKHLPSLDDLRLPPRPFEQAQLD; translated from the coding sequence GTGGAGTCCCCGTTCGACGTTCTACGGATAGCCCCCGATGCGGACAAAGCGGAGATCGAGCAGGCGTACAGACGGCGTGCGATGGAGACGCATCCGGATCAGGGCGGGTCTGCGACGGCGTTTCAGGCGGTCAAAGCCGCCTACGACGAACTCATCGAGGAGTACGAAGACGGCGGCCGCACGGAAGTCGAACCCGAAGCCCGTCAGGAGGACCGCCCGACGGGCTCTCGAGTCGAGTACCTCAACTACGAGGTGCTCGACGACCACGGCTGGACGCTCGAGGACGACGACCTCTTCGAGAAGGCGGCCGAGGCGAATCTCGCGCAGTCGGAGTACGGACGGCTCTGGGCCGAACCCGACGAGACGCTGCTCGAGGCAGCCGAGAAGAACGGGTTCACCTGGCCGTTCGCCTGTCGCGGGGGCGCGTGTGCGAACTGTGCGGTGGCGGTCGTCGAGGGCGACCTGACGACCCCGGTCAACCACGTGCTGCCCCAGGAGATGATCGACCGCGGAATCCGGCTCTCCTGCGTCGGCGCGCCGGTGACCGACGACATGAAGGTCGTCTTCAACGTCAAACACCTCCCGTCGCTCGACGACCTCCGGCTGCCGCCCCGACCGTTCGAGCAGGCCCAACTCGACTGA
- a CDS encoding YqcI/YcgG family protein, with protein MNEPGVEVLMDQSTIARRVESGAVPAWVADHYESFTDGLLGERAGSPFPCHFGVESVRSGDPLYTCCSSMTDRDALFSLGETLLEYLETYRDHSERASLVTFFNPPARPLSEAEYHEALWHVLQVLHAHDPEPWPADIPTDPDDARWEFSFGGEPMFPTCRAPFYDARKSRYCPVGLEITFQPRALFEGITADTAAGQRARRLIQGRLEEYDGVCPHADLGDWGVEGDREWPQYMLSSDPDQAPETCPMRVSRTHPKGPAVIGDTIG; from the coding sequence ATGAACGAACCCGGCGTCGAGGTGCTGATGGACCAGTCGACCATCGCCCGCCGCGTCGAATCCGGCGCCGTGCCGGCGTGGGTCGCCGACCACTACGAGAGCTTCACGGACGGACTCCTCGGAGAGCGGGCCGGGAGCCCGTTTCCCTGTCACTTCGGCGTCGAGTCGGTTCGAAGCGGCGACCCCCTCTACACCTGCTGTTCGTCGATGACCGACAGGGACGCGCTGTTCTCGCTCGGCGAGACGCTGCTCGAGTACCTCGAGACCTACCGCGACCACAGCGAGCGGGCCTCGCTGGTCACCTTCTTCAACCCACCCGCCCGTCCGCTCTCGGAGGCCGAGTACCACGAAGCGCTCTGGCACGTTCTTCAGGTCCTTCACGCCCACGATCCCGAGCCGTGGCCCGCCGACATCCCGACCGACCCCGACGACGCGCGCTGGGAGTTCTCCTTCGGCGGCGAGCCCATGTTTCCGACCTGTCGGGCGCCATTCTACGACGCCCGTAAGAGCCGGTACTGTCCCGTCGGCCTCGAGATCACCTTCCAGCCGCGGGCGCTGTTCGAGGGGATCACCGCGGACACCGCGGCCGGCCAGCGCGCCCGTCGACTCATCCAGGGGCGCCTCGAGGAGTACGACGGGGTCTGCCCGCACGCCGACCTGGGCGATTGGGGCGTCGAGGGCGACCGCGAGTGGCCCCAGTACATGCTGTCCTCCGACCCCGACCAGGCGCCGGAGACGTGTCCGATGCGCGTCTCTCGGACCCATCCGAAGGGGCCGGCCGTAATCGGTGACACTATCGGGTAG